One Bacteroidales bacterium DNA segment encodes these proteins:
- a CDS encoding glutamate--tRNA ligase, with protein sequence MTHPDIRVRFAPSPTGPLHMGGVRTALYNYLFARKNNGTFVLRIEDTDQTRYVEGAEQYIIDSLKWCGISYDEGVDKGGDYGPYRQSERSMLYRQYAEKMVQEGTAYYAFDTSEELEAMRERLKQQKSEIQQYNAITRGEMRNSLTLSEDEVKSLIDKGEPYVIRFKMPEEQHIVVNDLIRGEVEVNTNQLDDKILFKSDGMPTYHLANVVDDHEMKISHVIRGEEWLPSLPLHFLLYEALGWKEEMPVFAHLPLILNPSGKGKLSKRDGKKHGYPVFPMQWTDPETGETFKGYKEWGYLPEAFNNILAFLGWNPGTDRELYTLDELIEAFELEKIGKAGSKFDPDKARWFNHQYLMKKSDDELAELFMPVLKEKGYTASHEYVREVCSLVKERVYLIHEIWDQAFFFFRPPQEYDQKMIKKKWKEHTPGLLNELKERLKNLDNFEADAIKETVKQLTEEKEVGMGQVMLPLRISLVGTGMGPDVAKIVEMIGKEETIRRIEKAVEELE encoded by the coding sequence ATGACTCATCCAGATATCAGGGTACGATTTGCACCGAGTCCAACAGGTCCGCTTCATATGGGCGGAGTAAGGACAGCGCTCTACAATTATCTTTTTGCCAGAAAAAATAACGGCACATTCGTTCTTAGAATTGAAGATACGGACCAGACCCGATATGTTGAGGGTGCAGAACAATACATTATAGATTCACTAAAATGGTGCGGCATCAGTTATGACGAGGGTGTGGATAAAGGCGGCGACTACGGCCCTTACAGGCAATCGGAACGCAGCATGCTTTACCGGCAATATGCGGAAAAGATGGTGCAAGAAGGAACCGCCTACTATGCCTTTGATACCAGCGAAGAATTGGAAGCCATGCGGGAAAGGCTTAAACAGCAGAAAAGCGAGATTCAGCAGTATAATGCCATCACCCGTGGAGAGATGCGAAACTCGCTCACCCTTTCCGAAGACGAGGTAAAATCTTTGATCGATAAAGGTGAGCCTTATGTGATCCGGTTCAAAATGCCTGAAGAACAACACATTGTAGTTAATGACCTGATCCGTGGAGAAGTGGAAGTAAATACCAACCAGCTCGACGATAAAATACTCTTCAAATCCGATGGCATGCCTACTTACCACCTGGCCAATGTGGTGGATGATCATGAGATGAAAATCAGCCATGTGATCCGTGGTGAAGAATGGCTCCCCTCCCTCCCGCTCCACTTTTTACTTTACGAAGCGCTTGGATGGAAGGAGGAGATGCCCGTTTTTGCTCATTTGCCGTTAATATTAAACCCCAGTGGTAAAGGAAAGCTCAGCAAACGCGACGGAAAAAAACACGGTTACCCGGTTTTCCCTATGCAATGGACAGACCCGGAAACCGGCGAAACATTCAAAGGGTATAAGGAGTGGGGTTACCTGCCTGAGGCATTTAACAACATCCTGGCCTTTCTGGGATGGAATCCCGGCACCGACCGTGAGCTTTACACCCTGGATGAGCTGATTGAAGCCTTCGAACTCGAAAAAATAGGCAAGGCGGGCTCCAAATTCGACCCCGACAAAGCCAGATGGTTCAATCACCAGTATTTAATGAAAAAATCGGATGACGAGCTGGCCGAACTATTTATGCCCGTATTAAAGGAAAAAGGCTACACCGCATCGCATGAATATGTTAGAGAGGTATGTAGCCTGGTAAAAGAAAGGGTGTACCTTATCCATGAGATATGGGATCAGGCGTTTTTCTTCTTCCGGCCCCCTCAGGAATACGATCAGAAAATGATCAAAAAGAAATGGAAAGAGCACACACCCGGCCTGCTAAACGAACTGAAGGAAAGATTAAAGAACCTCGACAATTTTGAAGCCGATGCCATTAAGGAGACAGTAAAGCAACTCACCGAGGAGAAGGAAGTGGGCATGGGCCAGGTCATGCTCCCGTTGCGTATATCTTTGGTCGGGACCGGAATGGGACCGGATGTGGCTAAGATCGTAGAAATGATCGGCAAAGAAGAAACGATCAGGAGGATAGAGAAGGCGGTGGAAGAATTGGAATAG